A single Calditrichota bacterium DNA region contains:
- a CDS encoding DUF1565 domain-containing protein produces MAVNLRTFRLTALLTTALGIALPLEARILNVPDDFQRIQTAIDSSANGDTVLIAPGTYRETIDFLGRNITVAGQYLTTGDEGLINRTMISGNIGNNRSVVSIRTGESSAAQLIGLTIRDGRAVAGAGIFIAGSSPVIRRVRITRCLASVCGGGIYATRVSMPIIRDCIIDSCQAAEFGGAVAVDDGAEIRIETSDLRRNQSNKGGGLALHGTRSRPPSGWFEGVNFTANQAISNGNRSTQGGGAYLIYSDTVRNAYAAFVGCKFEADTAY; encoded by the coding sequence ATGGCAGTAAACCTCAGAACGTTTCGTCTTACGGCCCTGCTGACGACTGCGCTCGGTATTGCCCTCCCGCTTGAGGCCCGCATCCTCAACGTGCCGGACGACTTCCAGCGCATCCAGACCGCCATCGACTCGTCGGCTAACGGCGATACCGTCCTGATCGCCCCCGGCACCTACCGCGAAACGATCGACTTCCTGGGCCGCAACATCACCGTCGCCGGGCAGTACCTGACGACCGGTGATGAGGGGCTGATCAACCGCACTATGATCAGCGGCAACATCGGCAACAACCGCAGTGTCGTCAGTATCCGGACGGGCGAATCGTCGGCTGCGCAATTGATCGGCCTGACAATCCGAGATGGCCGAGCCGTCGCCGGAGCCGGTATTTTCATCGCGGGTTCGAGTCCGGTAATCCGGCGGGTGCGAATCACTCGCTGCCTGGCCAGTGTTTGCGGAGGAGGCATCTATGCCACTCGAGTCTCGATGCCAATCATCCGGGACTGCATCATCGACAGTTGTCAAGCTGCAGAGTTCGGCGGAGCGGTCGCTGTGGACGACGGTGCGGAGATCCGTATCGAAACGTCCGATCTCCGGAGAAACCAATCCAATAAGGGAGGCGGGTTGGCGCTGCACGGCACGCGCAGCCGGCCGCCGTCGGGCTGGTTTGAGGGGGTGAATTTCACCGCAAATCAAGCAATCAGTAATGGAAATCGCTCTACTCAAGGCGGAGGCGCCTATCTCATCTATTCCGACACCGTGCGCAATGCTTATGCCGCCTTTGTCGGGTGCAAGTTTGAGGCCGATACCGCCTATTAA